GTGTCCGCGGCGACGGTGTCGCGTGTGCTGAACGGTCATCGCACCGTCGACGAGACCTTGGCCACCCGCGTACGCGCGGCCGCCGAGGAGCTCGGCTATCAGCCCAACATCCTCGCCCGCAACCTGCGCAAGAGCCAGACCAACCTGTGGGCCGTGATCATCTCGGACGTGAACAACCCGTTCTTCACCTCGCTGGTGCGCGGCGTCGAGGATGTCGCGCAACAGGCCGGATATTCGGTTTTGCTGTGCAACAGCGACGAAAACCCGGACAAGGAGTCCAGCTACGTCACCGCGGTGCTGGCGCAGCAGATCGCCGGCGTCATCATTTCGCCGAGCACCAGGTCGGAAAGCATCGCGCAACTGGTCGAGGGCAGCCGGGCCGTCGTCACCATCGACCGTGAGGTGTCCGATGTGGACACCGACGCCGTGCTGGTCGACAACGAGCGCGGCGCGCAGGCCGCCACCGCGCATCTGATCGAGCAGGGCTACGCACGGATAGCCTGCATCACCGGTCCGCGCGACGTCACCACCGCGACGTCACGGCTGCAGGGCTATCGCGACGCCCTGCG
The nucleotide sequence above comes from Fodinicola acaciae. Encoded proteins:
- a CDS encoding LacI family DNA-binding transcriptional regulator, producing MTTIHDVARHAGVSAATVSRVLNGHRTVDETLATRVRAAAEELGYQPNILARNLRKSQTNLWAVIISDVNNPFFTSLVRGVEDVAQQAGYSVLLCNSDENPDKESSYVTAVLAQQIAGVIISPSTRSESIAQLVEGSRAVVTIDREVSDVDTDAVLVDNERGAQAATAHLIEQGYARIACITGPRDVTTATSRLQGYRDALREAGRPYDENLVRFSNFRESGGKQAMADLLDSGVGPDAVFATNNLMTVGALETLAERGIGIPDPVGVVGFDELPWADLVRPSLSTVAQPTYEVGQTAAQLLLKRLENPDEEYATITLSTKLNVRDSSRR